CGCGCCGGCGGCAATGGCGCCGAGGCTGGTGGCGAGGCTGTACGAATCGTTGCCGGCGCCGTTGTTGGTTTTCTCAAGGGCGTCGCCGTAGAGGCCATGCAGTCCGCGGATGTCGTCGAGCTGCGGGCCATCGAAGGTCGTGTCGATGTAGGGCTCCATCAGCAGGTGGTCGCTGGACGATTCGATGTGGAGCAAGCCGAACGCGTGCCCCAACTCGTGCGTGATCGTATTGCGAAGCTGCAGATAGTTGTTCGCTGAATTGTTGTAAAAGTTGGTTTCGCCCGTATCGACGACCATATCGCCGTTGTTCGGCAAGTAAGTGTAGGCGAGCGTGCCGTTGGGGCCGTCGATGTTCGCTCCGCCGATGCGAATGTCGCCGCGGACGCCCAAGACTCCGGCCGTGTTGCCGCCCATCTGCACGCCATTGTCATTTGGCTCGTAGACAAACTTGATGCCGCCGAGTTCAGTCCAGCGATCGAACGATTCTTGAAAGAGACTGAACCAGGGGCGCGTCGTGAGATTGCTCCCCCCTGAAGAGCCGAAGAGCCCGTCCATGTAGGAGACTAAGTTACTGGGGCCCTCGCTGACGATGGAGGTGCCGTCGGCGACCAGGCTCCAGGTGATCGTGGCGATGTCGCCGTTCGTCCCCGTCGAGCCGGAAGCGGTGGTGCTCCAGCGGTCGTCGGGGACGTACGCGGAAGCGCCGTCTGGGGAGGCGAACGCCCCGAGAATCGCCGCGATGGCGACAACGAGGGACTGCGTGCGTTGGCTTTGGAGATGGTGCATGGTGCGGTTCATTTATCGTAACACAGGCGCGTGAAACTCGTGGCTTGGCTGCTGGTTAAAAAACGTTCAGTTGCCCGGCGCCTGGCCTGTTGAAATGCGTGAATGCAAAAAAAAGCGGGACGGCGGGCCCTCGTTGGAAGGGCAACGGCGCTGTCGGAAGGCGCCGACGGGAACGACCCGCCGCCCGCGGCCATGTTTAGGCGGCGAGTCGGCTGCTCCGCCGCAGCGCTCGCCAACCAATCGTTGTCAGAATCGCGGAGGCGAGGCCCGCCGCTGCCGAGGGCTCGGGCACGACCGTCGCTGTGGGCGGCGCAGCTCCCAACGAGCCGCAGCCGCCCGCCTCGCCGAAAGCGAGTGCACGGAGGGCAGCTGAGTCGCCGTCGTCCGCCAATGTTCCTCCCCCGGCCGTGACGATCTCGTCGAGGTAGCTGGTGAGATCCGTCTGAAACGTCGTGAAATTAGCGAGGTCTTCGGTGAGCGAGGTCTGCTTGTAAGTGAGCGTTTCGATCTGCAGCGTAAGCATGTCCTGCGCAGCGTTGATCCAATCGACAATCCGGTTGAGGCGCGTTTCCGAAAGATCGTCGCGCGCCTCGTAGTCGGCCAGCAGGTCGTCATAGAAGGCGAGGTCGTCATTCGCGCTGGCGATGTAGTCGTCGAGACGCCCGATGGTTCGTTCGACTCCCGTGACGAACCAGTCATAGCTGTCTACGAGCCACTCCGTCTTGCCGACGAGATCGGAGTAGTCGTCGCTGCTGTAATAGTCCTCGCTCGCCGCGACGCCTTCGTCGTACGCAGAGGTGATGTCGGCGAGTTGCTCTTCGAAGCTGCTCTGGATCGCGTCAACGCTCACGCCGCCATGTCGCGGGCCGCCGTGGGGAGGACCGCCTCCCATTCGGTTGCCGGAGAAGCTCATCGTCCCGGCCGACGCCTGTGCGGAGGCGAGCACGAGAATGCAAGCAGCGGAATACAAAGCTAAACGTTTCATGATGCTGTTCCTTCGCGTAACCAACATTGTTCGACCCCAAGGCGGGCGAGCGTTCGCATGAGGCGGGGGGAGGATAAACGATGCGCGGGCGATTCTTTACCAACCGGACTTACCGGCGAAAGCCACGATAGAAAAAGCCCATCGCGCGACCGTCGACGCCGAAGACTCCAAAGCCGCCGCCGCCGTGACCGCAGCCGCCGAGCAGCTCTTGCTGCTCGCCGAGTCCGAGGTTCGTAGCGCCGCCGATGATGGCCGTTTCGGCGACCGTTACCGTGTCGTCCTCGTTCGCGCTGACGACGCTGAGATCGCCGTCGATTTGGCCGTCGTGCGTGAGCGAATTGTCGCCGTCGCCAAGTCGCGCCACGACGTCGTTTGCGATGATCGCCGTTTCCGCGATGGCGACGAGGTCGTCGCCGTCGCGACCGTCGTACAGCACGGAACCGTCGATCGTGCCGGCGATCGTCGTCGAGTTGTCGCCGTCGCCCAGGGTGAGTTTGAGGTTGCGTTCGATTTCGGCCGCGGCATCGATCGTCACTTGGTCGTCGCCGTCGCCCCCTCGAATGGTCAGACGGCCGATCGCGCCGGAGATTTCAACGACATTGTCTCCGTCGCCGAGCTGCAATGAAGCGGAGCCGTCGATGGTCGCATCGAGCGTGACGAAGTCGTCGCCTTCCCCGCCGCGGTAACTGACGTCGTCGATCGCCGTGCCGGTCAGTTGGAACGTGTTGTCTCCATCGCCGAGACGGGCGTACACGGCGTCGACCACGTTGCTGTCGAGGTTGACCGTCACGGAGTCGTCGGCGCCGGCGGTCTTGTCGATGTTGATGCGAATGTCGTCCGTGACGCCGGTGAGAACGTCGGCGTCGGCGATCACGACGCCGTTGTCGGTCACCCGGTAGGCGCCTTCGCTGACGGCCACGATCTCGACGGCTCCGTCGGCGTCGCCCGAAACGATCAGGTCGCCGCCGGCGGAGACGGTCGCGGTGACGGCCAGCGCCCGGCGGTTTTCCAAAGTTTCGAAGGTTGTCAGTCGTCGGATGCTCATCACCGTTGCTCCTCTCGTTGGGTGTGTTGCAGTCGTCCGTTGCGGGACCGGAGGCGAGCTAAGAGGGAACGAAGTCGCCATGCAACTTTGCTCGCCTGCAAGTCGCTGAGCGGCTGTTGCCGGCGTCCGCGAGTCGCCCAAGCCTCTCTGGTCGACTTCGTCCCTGGGGTGAAGTGACCGGTAAAGCGAGCGGAGCGCAACGGCGCCGCGGGCCGCGGAAAAGGCAGGAGCCGGGTAATGGGAATCGCGGGGGACCGCAATGACGCGACAAACCCGCCCGAGCGGGGTTGAAAGAGCTGTCCGCCGGTGAATTATTCCTTTAAATGAGGAGGCTTCAGCCCCCCAACCACTACACAGCCGGCGAAAATGCCGAGAAAGCGGCTATTTCGCCAAACCGTTGCGCCAGACTGAGAGAATCGGTCTTACAAGCAGGTTTCCAAACAGCGGGCCGTCCGCAGGCACGTTTTGACGAGTAATTTGCCATGGGAATGATCGCCGCCATGTCCGCAGACTCCGCCAACGGCTCACACGGGTTCGCGGGGGATGATTCACGCGACAATATCGCTGCGCTGATCAGCAGCGCCCGCCGGGGAAGCGCTGATAGTTTAGGCCGGCTGCTGCAGATGTACCGCAACTACCTAACGGTGCTGGCAGGAACGCAGATCGAGCGGCGGCTGCAGCCTCGAATGAGCCCCTCCGACGTCGTGCAGGAAACGATGCTGCGGGCTCACGCCAACTTTGCCCAGTTCCGCGGTGCTTCCGAACCGGAGCTGGTCAGCTGGCTGCGGCAAATCTTGGTGAACAACTTGGCCCGGTTTGTCGAACAGCATGTCCTGGCGGCGCGCCGCGACGTGCGGCGCGAGGTGTCGATCGAGCGGCTCGGCAACGCGCTTGAGCAATCGACGATTCAGCTCGCCGCGCTACTACCCGCGGGAAGTCGTTCGCCAAGCGCTGCTGCGCAACAGCGTGAAGAGGCGGTCGTGCTGGCCGATCGATTAGCGTTACTCGCGGCGGACTACCGCGAAGTGCTGATGCTGCGTAACCTGCAGGGGTTGCCGTTCGAAACCATCGCCGAGCAAATGGGGCGCTCCGTAAGTGCGACGCGGATGCTCTGGCTGCGGGCCATCGAGAAGCTTCGCGGATTGTATTCTGGGGATCAACTGGATGAAGGCTGAAGCTTCCACCGAGAACTTCTCCGCTGCATCTCTCCCGCCCGAGGAGCAGGAACGGCTCGCCTGCATCCTCGACGAGTACCTTGCTGCGCTCGAACGCGGCAAACCGATCACCCCGGAACAATTGCTTGCCGCGCATCCCGGCGACGCGTCGCGGCTGCGGGCCTATCTCAGCGGGTTGCAGCTATTTCACGCGGCCGGCCCGGCGGCAGTGGCGGGGCTCGCCGTCGATCGCCCGCGGGCTGGTCGTACGATTGGCGACTACGAGTTGCTGCGCGAGATCGGTCGCGGCGGGATGGGAGTCGTCTACGACGCGATGCAGCGCTCGTTGCGGCGGCGGGTCGCTCTCAAAATCTTGCCGATGACCTCCGCCCAAGATCCACGACATATCGCGCGGTTCAAAAATGAAGCGCAGGCGGCTGCTCAGGCTCAGCACCCGAACATCGTGCCCGTGTTCGCCGTCGGCGAGGCCGAGGGCGTCCACTACTACGCGATGCAGTTGATCGAGGGCGAGTCGCTGGCCTGTTTCGTGCGCCGGGGCTCAAACGCTCCTGATCAACCGGCGCCAAGTACGCTGCTCAACAATACGCAAACAGCCTGGGAAGCGGCGACGCAGCCGTTTCTGATTCCTTCAAGCGTTAGCGAAGCTCCCGTCGCCGGCCCCTCGCGGCGTAGCGTGAGCGGAATTCTGAAAACGGCGTCGCACGTGGAGTGGGCGGCTCAGCTTGCCGTACAGGCGGCGCGAGGCCTGCACGCGGCCCACGAGTTCGGCGTCATCCATCGCGACGTGAAGCCGTCGAATCTGCTCGTTGATCGCAACGGCAAGCTGTGGATTACCGACTTCGGCTTGGCGCGGATGCGCGAGGCGGAGGCGCTCACCCACACGGGCGATATCCTCGGCACGATGCGCTATATGAGCCCCGAGCAGGCGCTGGGGCGAACGACGCTCGTCGACCATCGGACCGACGTTTATTCGCTGGGAGTGACGCTCTACGAGTTGGCGACCTTCGTTCATCCCGCGGGGGAAGCCGGCGACGTTCAGCTGTTCTTCGAACGGACGCGGCAGAGCTATCGATCGTTGCGGCATTGGAACCCGCATGTGCCTGTCGATTTCGAGACGATTGTCTTGAAGGCGATGGGCGAGTTTCCGCAGGATCGTTATGCAACGGCGGCGGAGATGGCGGACGACCTCGAGCGATTCCTACGGGGGGAACCGATCCAGGCCTGTCGCCCGAGCGTGGCCACCCGTGCGGCAAAGTGGGCTCGCCGGCATCGCGGGGCGGTGATGACCGCCGTGGGTTGCGCCTGCCTGGCCTTCGTCGGGCTATCGGTGAGCGTCGTGAAAATCGCCGCAGAAAAAGCCAACGTCGTCGCTGAAAGCGAGTTGCGCGAGAACGCCTTGCGCGTCACCCGCGAAGCGCTCGATGAGTTTACGATGCTTTACGGCGAGCAGCTCGCCGGTATCAACGGCGCCGAAGGCGTACGCCGACACGCCTACGAACGTGGCATCAAGTACTACGAGCAAGTCGCCCAGCAATCCGCCGATGATCCACGGTTGGCCGCGGACCATGGAATGGCTCTCGGCAAGCTGGGTTCGCTCAAAGCCAAGCTCGGGGCCGACGAAGAAGCGCTCAAACTCCTGCAACAAGCGCAGCGGAAGTACGAGCAGCTCGTCGCCGACGAACCGGCGAACTCCGAGTATATTCGCCGGCTGGCATTGATCTATAACAACGTCGGCCTGCATCTTGGGAAGATTGGACGCAGCGCTGACGCGCTCGCGTTGCTTCGGCAAGCCGACGCGCTGCAGTCGCAGTTGGCAGCCTCGGCCGACGACGCGACGGAGTTGTCGGCCGACGTTGCCGCGACGCAGAGCAACCTCGGAATACTCCTCGGCGGCAGCGGCGATCAGGCAGAGGCCGCGCGGCACTTCGTCGAGTCGGTTCGGCTGCAGACGGAAGCACTAGAACGCTCGCCTCACGATCAGTTGGCGATGGCGGATCTTGCCGCCGGGTTGAGCAATCTCGGCGCACAGCAGCAGAAACAAGGCGATCTCGCTGCGGCCGTTGCTTCGTTCGAGCGCGCGATGGCGTTGCGCGAAAAGTTGCTCGCACTGGCGCCGCTCAATCAGAACTACCAGGCGGAGCTCGCCGGGGCGCTTAACAACGTTGGATATGCGCTGTCGGTGCAAAAGGAGTGGGCGCTTGCCGAGCGACACTACGCGGACGCGATCGAATTTCAAAAACAGCTGGTCGCCGCCTCGCCGCTAACGCTACAGCATCAGCGAAATTTGGCGGTGACGTACAACAATCTCGGCCAAGTTCAGCTACAGCGAGATCGCAACTCGGCGGAACGCCGCTCGGCCGCGGAACAATCGTTTAGGACGGCGCTTGAGTGGCAACTGAAGGTTCTTGCCGCTGAGCCGAACGACGTCGCCACGTTGAGCCATCTGGGGGGCGTTTACAACAACCTGGCGATGCTGCATGAAGCGGCCGGCCGAGCCGCCGATGCCGAGGGTAACTTCAAGCTCGCCATTGAACGTCAGCGTCAGGCGCTCGAGCGGGCTGCGAATCATCAACTCATCCGCCAGATGCTTGGCAAGCACTATTACAACTACGCTGAATTTCTGGCGAAAGAAAGCCGGCACGAGGAAGCGCGCCGAGTCGCGTTGCAGCGTCGCGATCTGTGGGCGAACAATCACGCGCTGCTATTCTCCGCCGCTGAGCAACTCGCCGCCCTTAGCGGTCGCGCGGCTGAGAGCGAGCAGGACGCGGAGGCTGCCGCGATTGCCGCCGTTGACACGCTGCGGAGCGCCGTCGCAGCCGGATTGGATGCGTCGTGGCTCAAGTCGGCGACGCTGACGCCGCTGGCGGCGCGCGGCGATTTCGAGCGGTTGGTGCGCACCGCGCCGGTGACGACGCAGACTCCCGAGAATCTTGTCAGAGAATAAGCAACGACGATGTGGCAACGCATTGAACGACTGATGAGGTCTCTGCGGCGGGCAACTCCCGACCGCGATGGCGCGAGTGCGCGCCCCACCCGGCTAGAGATCGAGACGCTCGAGCAGCGCACTGTGCTCTCCGCGAACTTCGTGGGCGACGAGGACGTTTTGGAACGTTTGGCGACGCGCGAACCGCCGCGAATGGATCTGTTTCACGACGCGACGGACGCCCCGTTCGCGCTGTTCGCGGAGGGGGCGCCAAAGTTGTTCGTCGCGGACCGAGGAGTGCCGCGCGACGCAGGCGATACGCCATTCCTCGGCGATTTTGCAGAAAACGGTTCTGCAGAAAACTACGAAGAGCAGCGTTTTTCGAGCACTGATCGGCAGGACTACAAGGGGCCGCTGGGGTTGAGAAACGGCGGCGCCGCGATTGGCGGAAACATCGGCGGTGGAATCTTCGAAGACTTGCAAACCGGAGCCGCAGGCGCCGACGAAGATCCGCCGCCGCTGATGATGAGATCGCCGGGTAGCGCGAGCGACGAGCGCGACCAGAGAAGCGTCGAAGACAACTTCGTCGCCAGCACCTTCAGTTCGCTGCAACCGCCGCCGATCGGGGCGCTGGTGGAACGGATTGCCAACGCACGGCACACGGCGCTGTTGCCGATGGTGGTAACCACCGGCAACGATGCGCTCGAAGGCGATGTGAAAGCGAGCGATGACGCCTCGTTGCTCGCTTCTTCCATGACGCTGGCCAACTCGACCGTCGAAAGTCGCTTGGGGGCTGCGGAACGCGATTCGGCGTTCGAGGGATACTCGCCGCTGAGCAGCGACGAAACAGAATCCGACGCGTACTTGCAACAACTCGCCGAAGATCAGATGCGCGATGCGTCTGCCGCTGATGCGGGCGGGCTCGCCGATGCAGTCGACGACGACGTTTTCGATTCAGAAAGCCGCTCCAATGCCGCCGCCGATAAGCAAGTCGCGGCGATCGAGGAAGCATTGCGTTCGCTGGCGGCGCGACGGGGCGACGCCCGGCCGCCGTCGCTTGCGTCGCAATCGGAGTATTCGTGGCAACCTCGCACGGCTAGCAAAAACGGAGAGGCTAAAGGCAAGCCAGGCATTGAAGATCCAGGGGGAATGATCTTGCTGCAGACGCTGGCCGCCGCCGACGAACTGCTTCCAGGAGGCGATGCGAGCCAAATTGTCGAAACGGCCATCGAAATGGAAGCGACAATCGGCGTCTACCAGGCCTTCGACGTGTCGGTCGATGCGGCGCCGTCCGCCGCTATCGAGACCATTCCCGCGGCAGATCCGAGCCAAGCGCACGGGGGCGACGCCCAGCAGTCGAGCGGCGCAACCGGCCGCCAAGCGTCGGCTGGACTGGGCGGCATAGCCGTCGGGGCGATGATCTTGGCCGCCAATCGGCAGCGGAACGCGAAACGCCGTCGGCCGCAGGCGTAGCGTTTGGGGGGCGGCGCAGTCGCTGTCCTGCAGCTTCCAGCGGCCATGCTTCGGGTTAGCTGGGCCCTCTGATCGCTTGTATGATCGTGGCCGGTGCGCCTAGTTTCGGCGACGCAGAGCGACGAGACCGACAATCGCCATTCCCGCAAGTGCGACGGCCGTAGGCTCAGGCAGTGCGCGAAAATAGATCTCGTCGAAAACGACGCCGTCGCTCAGCGCACCTCGGTAGAAAGTAATGGATGTGAACGGCGAGCCTAGAAGTCCAAAAAACTGTTCACTGTCGATGGCGTCGATTGCGACGGCCGCGACGCCGCTGTCGCCGGCGTTCGTCGAAAACGTCAGGGGCGTCGAGTGCGTTGGGTAACCGTAGTCGACGATATTCAACCCGAAGGCCGCCAAAGGCGCCGGGAACGTGAACGTCAGCGACGCGGAGGTCGTCAGGCCATACCAAACCAAATACTTGTCGCCGTGCGTAGCATGCCCCGCCGACGCCGGCTGATCCCAAATATCAAAATCACCCGTGGCGGTTGAGTTGGTGATGGTGACTTGCCCGGAGGCGATCGACGCCACGCCGGGAGACGGACTTGTGGCCGGCAGAGCCTCGAAGCTTTCAAGTGCAACCAGGCCGGCGCTGCCCAAAAAGCTCGCCTCGTTGTTGAACGTCGTTGCGCCCTTGGCTGTGATGACTGGAAACGTCATGAGGCAGAAAATCATGATCAAACGCATGAGCGGATCTCCGAAGATGCAGAACTTGCCGACGTTTCACTGCGAAGGCGCAAGTCGACCCAGTCGCACCAGCAGGTAACGTAAATTGCCAGTTTATCAGAAGGGAAGTCCGAAAATAGGGTGGCGCAGCTCTTCTGCTGCGCCACGCGCGGCGATCAATCGCGAGATGTGAACTCCGTCTTCCTAATCACTGCGAGCGGAGCACCGCACATGCGGGACCGGAGAATTGGTCAAGCTTCCTCAGAATCTCCACGGGCGTCTGAGAGTAGAGGCCAGAAGATCCGCATTGCGCAGCAATGTGTCGCGTAAAACGCTCTGGCAGGTCATCATCCCTGGCTGAGAGAAGGCTGCAGCCCTGTGGTAGAATGCGGTGCAGGCAGTAGCCGTCAGCGAATGTCGCGACCAGTCCCCGGAGCCAGAGTTTGCAGCGATGTGTAGCAATTCCGGGGGATTTGGTGTAAATCAGTACACCCCACAGGAGTCGAACCTGTAACCTTCGGATTCGTAGTCTCCCCGAGACAAATAGGTCTGAATAGTATCACGTCGCCGAGCCTAGGAATCCCCGCGATTTCTAGGCTCGGCGTCTTTTCATTGATAGGGTCGGATAGCGTCGCGTAGTAGAACAGTGGAGGGTTATTGGAGGGTCGTGGAGGGTGAAATGCTAAAGCGAAATCCAGAACCAGAGCCGCCTATTCTCGTCACCCGGCGCGAAGCTGCACGGCTTCTGGCCGTAACCGAACGCCATCTACAAAACCTTGATAGGGCAGGGGTGTTTAAGCCTGTTCGCTTGGGGACTGCGGTCAGGTATCGACGCTGCGACATCGAAGCCACGATTGCCAAGCTGGCGGAAGGCGGCGACCAATGAAAAAGCCCGAACCCGAAAAGCCGATTCTGCTGAGCCGCAAGGAAACCGCCCGGCTACTCGGCGTCAGCGAGTCGCATGTTAAGTCGCTGACGAAGTCCGGCGTGCTGGTTGCGATCCACCTTGGCCGCACCCTGCGTTATCGACGCGACGCGATAGAAGCCGCCCTGAAGCGACTGGAGGGCCGCTAACGAAACGAAAGCCCCATTCCGATCCGCTGCTCATTTCCCGTCCGGAGGCGTGGCGGCGAAAATTGACCACCGTCGCCCGGTGCAATATCCTATTATCTGCACCGCAGAACAGGGGAATTGCATGATCCAGCGAATACTCGCCGCCGCAACGCTACTTGCGGCGCTGCATGCCAGCGAAATCTCGGCGGCGACAGTTGACCTAACAACCGCGACGATGGCCGGCCCCGATGCCCATTTGCACGGATCGCTAACCGATGAGGCCCAAGTTAACCCCGGCTCATTTTCAATTCTGAAAAGTTTGCCCGCCGCGGGAGGAGTATATGAATTCCGCGGATACCTTGTGTTCAACGTCAGCGGCATCCAAGGCCACGTTTCGGACGCGGCGTTATTACTGCCAAACGGGACGCTATCAACCGAAGGTCAGCAAAGCGGTCTTGCAACAATTCAACTGCGTGATTTCTATTCGCCGGTTACAGAGATTTTTAACCACCCCACGAAAGCAATGTTCGATGATCTCGGTGCAGGAATTCTTTATGGCGAAAACTCAGAGTTTTCTACCTCCGCACCTCCTACAACTGTGAGGATCATTCCGCTGAACGTTGCGGCGATCACGGCAATCAATTCGCCGATCGACGGCCGGTTTATGATGGGCGTATCCATATCTTCGGAGGGGCAGCAAGCCCCGTGGTTCCGCTGGCTCAACCTAACGAGAGATGTTCGGAACATTACGTTACGTCTGACCGTCATTCCCGAACCAACTGCCGCCATGCTTGCCGCTTCTGCGGTGATTGGCTTAGCAGCGCTTCGCCGCAGAGCAGTCACTGCGTAGCGCACAAAAATGCCCCGCACCCAACTGAATGGGGCGGGGCTAGGCGGCGACGAGCCTCTGACGTGAGGCGTGAGACGCTACGAGCGTCCCGGGCGAAGTTACATCCCCCGCGTCAGCGATTGCGTTGCCGCTTAGTCGTGAGCCGCATTAAACCCCTCAACGAACGCCCTAATCTCCGCGTACCGGGATTGCGAAAGCTTCACCTTTGGCGTCACCAACGCCCGGTAGCCTTGTTGGTCGCCGCCGACTGTCAGCGACACGCCGAACCGGCGATTGACCATCACCGCCACCGCCGTCGCGTCACCCGCGGCGACGTGGCCGAAGCTGTGAACGGCCGCGAATAGCGGCCAACCGTGCTTGGAATACTTGGGTCTGGCGACGGCCGGCATTGTGCTTGCTCCCTTGCAAAGCCCTGTTTTCCCCGGCGAAAACGTCCGCCGGATACCGGGGCGCCAGCATAGCCATTGGCGATTTCGGCGCCAAGAGGTCGGATTGTAACGACGCGCGGAAGTCACAACTTTTTCACTTTTGCAAAGCGAGGCCCAAAAGAAAGATGCCGGGGGAAGAGTTAAATGCAGGGGCAGAATGTCCCCTAACTTCTCTCCCCGCGAGCGTCTTGCATGAAGCCTTTTCTTTCGCTGCTGACCGTGTCGTTGCTTTGCGGCGTCGCCGTCTTTTCTTTCGCGGGCGAAGGGTCTGCCATCCTGGCGAACCCGGCAATCTCCGCGGCGGTGCAAGTCGAGTGTGTGCGGCCGGAAGGCCGCCGCATGTTGTCGAGCCTAGGTAGCGGCACCTTGATTAGCGGGCGAGTGTGACCGCGGTTTTTATTTGTCCCGTGCAAGTTGCTAACCAACTAGGAAAGGAGAAATCGGCAATGGCAGTTTTGGGAGTCGGCGAAATGGCCCGCGAGATCTCTGCGGAATTCGGCGTGGCAGTTCACCCGAAGACGCTGAGCGACTTGTTTTACTTCGGCCATCTGAACACGACGGTTTGCCCGATCATCGGCGGGCGGCGGCTCATCCCCCGCCACTACAAAGAGCAAGTCGTTTGGGCGCTTCGCCGCGCCGGGAAGCTTCGATCCGCATGAACAGGTGCGTAGCAATCACGAACTTCGCCAGCCGTTGCGATTCAATCGCGTCGGTTCATCCCCTTTGCTTCGGAATAGTTGGTGGCCTACATGGTGAACCGCTTCAATCGCCGCCCAAGTGAGCCACTTTTGAGCCCGACAGGCTCAATTTGAAAACGTCGAAATTGCCTTATTCCAGCCGCTTCTGCAATTCACGAAGGAAGACACGCGAACATGAATAGCCCCTCTCCGCAGCCTGATCGCCGGCCAACATTGTCGGATGCAAGGCTCGCGTTTTCCGAAGCCGAGACGGCTGAAATGCTCGGAATCGCCAAGCACGTTCTGCGCGATGCCCGATATCGCGGCGAGATTCGCGCCAAGAAAATTGGCAGGTGTTGGCACTACCCCAAAGACGCGATTCACGAATTCCTAGCCTGCTAGTTACTTCCCACCCTGAGTTACTACCTTTGCCCCTTCCCCAAGCCAGCTTCGGCCAATCACGGAGATTTGCGAGAAGCACGGCGCGACGTTAATCGTCGCCCACCACACCGTTAAATCAGGCCGCCGCGGCTCGCTTGACTTGCAATCGCTCGTCGGGGCTGGTGTCGCGGAGTGGGCACGGTCGTGGGTCATCTTGGACCCCTTGGCGGCGTTTCGGCCGGCGACCGGCGAGCACCGTCTACGGCTGTCGATTGGCGGTTCTAGTGGCCACTGTTCGGAATGGGTGGTGGATGTACGAGAGGGCCGGCAGGACGAGCCCGGGGGCCGCGTTTGGGACGTTCGGACGCAACCGGGCAAAGAGCCCAAGGCGTCGGGCCGCAAAGCCGTGGAGGCTGGCAGCGGCGACGAAGCGGCCGTCCTGGCTGCAATGCAGTCGCTCGGCACCGCTGAGACGAAGGGGATTATCAGCGCGGCGGCCAAGCGAAGTGGCAAGCAGGTTGGCACCGCCCTGGAAGCGATGATCGCGTCCGGCAAGGTTCGGAAGTGCCGAATCGCCAAAGGCACCCGCCCTTACGACGGCTTCGAATTGGTGGAGGGCGTGGTCCATGCGACTTAATGTCGCGCGATGGCTCGGCCGTCCTTTGCGGAGCGGCGACCCTTCATGCAACACGCGGACTTTCAAAGAACTTGGGGCCCGCCAATTGGCGTTGCCGGTTCGTTCGAAGCGCCTTCCGAGTTGGATGACAATTATGCCTCCGATCCTGCAATTTCTAGTACGCTGCGATAGCAAAACGCCAGCTATCCTACCGCTTTTCAATTCTCAATCCAACAACCCGATCCGCTATAATGGCTTCCCGTCAAATCCACTCTTCCCCCGGAGTCTCCCCATGAAACCCCTCTACCTGTTAGCCGTTGGCGTCGTTGTCGGTTGGGCCGCGTCGGGCGTCGATTGGAACCGCGAAGCGGTGGGGCAAGAATCCTCCCCGCCCGCAGCCGCAGAGCGACCGATCCGCCGTGGCGAAGGCGTGCTGCGTGGTCGTCTTATGCGGCAGACAGAAGCGGCCGCGCCCGCTCTCGCTCCGGCAAATGACGCACCTGCGTTTACCCCGAACGACGGTGCCACG
This sequence is a window from Lacipirellula parvula. Protein-coding genes within it:
- a CDS encoding helix-turn-helix domain-containing protein encodes the protein MKKPEPEKPILLSRKETARLLGVSESHVKSLTKSGVLVAIHLGRTLRYRRDAIEAALKRLEGR
- a CDS encoding helix-turn-helix domain-containing protein; protein product: MNSPSPQPDRRPTLSDARLAFSEAETAEMLGIAKHVLRDARYRGEIRAKKIGRCWHYPKDAIHEFLAC
- a CDS encoding helix-turn-helix domain-containing protein, producing MLKRNPEPEPPILVTRREAARLLAVTERHLQNLDRAGVFKPVRLGTAVRYRRCDIEATIAKLAEGGDQ
- a CDS encoding sigma-70 family RNA polymerase sigma factor, encoding MSADSANGSHGFAGDDSRDNIAALISSARRGSADSLGRLLQMYRNYLTVLAGTQIERRLQPRMSPSDVVQETMLRAHANFAQFRGASEPELVSWLRQILVNNLARFVEQHVLAARRDVRREVSIERLGNALEQSTIQLAALLPAGSRSPSAAAQQREEAVVLADRLALLAADYREVLMLRNLQGLPFETIAEQMGRSVSATRMLWLRAIEKLRGLYSGDQLDEG
- a CDS encoding serine/threonine-protein kinase; translated protein: MKAEASTENFSAASLPPEEQERLACILDEYLAALERGKPITPEQLLAAHPGDASRLRAYLSGLQLFHAAGPAAVAGLAVDRPRAGRTIGDYELLREIGRGGMGVVYDAMQRSLRRRVALKILPMTSAQDPRHIARFKNEAQAAAQAQHPNIVPVFAVGEAEGVHYYAMQLIEGESLACFVRRGSNAPDQPAPSTLLNNTQTAWEAATQPFLIPSSVSEAPVAGPSRRSVSGILKTASHVEWAAQLAVQAARGLHAAHEFGVIHRDVKPSNLLVDRNGKLWITDFGLARMREAEALTHTGDILGTMRYMSPEQALGRTTLVDHRTDVYSLGVTLYELATFVHPAGEAGDVQLFFERTRQSYRSLRHWNPHVPVDFETIVLKAMGEFPQDRYATAAEMADDLERFLRGEPIQACRPSVATRAAKWARRHRGAVMTAVGCACLAFVGLSVSVVKIAAEKANVVAESELRENALRVTREALDEFTMLYGEQLAGINGAEGVRRHAYERGIKYYEQVAQQSADDPRLAADHGMALGKLGSLKAKLGADEEALKLLQQAQRKYEQLVADEPANSEYIRRLALIYNNVGLHLGKIGRSADALALLRQADALQSQLAASADDATELSADVAATQSNLGILLGGSGDQAEAARHFVESVRLQTEALERSPHDQLAMADLAAGLSNLGAQQQKQGDLAAAVASFERAMALREKLLALAPLNQNYQAELAGALNNVGYALSVQKEWALAERHYADAIEFQKQLVAASPLTLQHQRNLAVTYNNLGQVQLQRDRNSAERRSAAEQSFRTALEWQLKVLAAEPNDVATLSHLGGVYNNLAMLHEAAGRAADAEGNFKLAIERQRQALERAANHQLIRQMLGKHYYNYAEFLAKESRHEEARRVALQRRDLWANNHALLFSAAEQLAALSGRAAESEQDAEAAAIAAVDTLRSAVAAGLDASWLKSATLTPLAARGDFERLVRTAPVTTQTPENLVRE
- a CDS encoding matrixin family metalloprotease, which encodes MHHLQSQRTQSLVVAIAAILGAFASPDGASAYVPDDRWSTTASGSTGTNGDIATITWSLVADGTSIVSEGPSNLVSYMDGLFGSSGGSNLTTRPWFSLFQESFDRWTELGGIKFVYEPNDNGVQMGGNTAGVLGVRGDIRIGGANIDGPNGTLAYTYLPNNGDMVVDTGETNFYNNSANNYLQLRNTITHELGHAFGLLHIESSSDHLLMEPYIDTTFDGPQLDDIRGLHGLYGDALEKTNNGAGNDSYSLATSLGAIAAGASKAIGTSAASGQAVGPDETDFVSIANSNDFDFFSFTVNSASLLNVTLTPLGGVFTQGAEGGAQSTFDANARNDLSLAIYGTNGTTLLGTANNTAAGFAESLAGISLPAAGQYYVRVAGSTANVQLYELQLSVANAIVTQPGDFDGDGVVDGDDFLVWQRAFGTSGTGLAADGNSDGQVDALDLAIFKQHFGESLGSVVAATMAVPEPAAATLLLFAATMFVPRKAKRLVRE